The window TGCGCAGCTTTTCTAAAGCAGCTAATATACTTTTTATGACACAGCCCGGGGTTTCCAACCACGTTGCACAGCTTGAGGCACAAACCGGGACTATGCTACTAAAAAGAGAAAAGGGCAAGTTTCAACTCACAAAAGAAGGAAAGATGGTCTTTAAGTATGCTGAGAAAATAGAGACAGTTGCAAGAGGACTGGAAAGTACCATCAAGGCCATAAAAAAAGATGCAAAACCTCTGTTAAAAATAGCTATAACACCGGTATACTCGAGGGTAATGATGCCCTTTATACTTGGCAGCTTTCAGAAAGCCTATCCCGATATTATGATAAAGCTTGATCTTGGAAATTCTGATGATATGCTAAAAACAGTGGTCAATATGCAAAATGATGTCGCGGTTTTAGCAAACCAAATGACGTCACAAAAGGTCTTTGCATTCCCTTTGTTAAAAGAGGAGCTTGTTCTTATAACATGCAACGATCATCCACTTTCTACAAAAGAATCTGTATCGCTCCAGGAAATAGCGGAATATCCCCTGGTTATAAGAGAGGAGGGTTCCTCCACAAGAAAAGTGGTCCTTTCAGCCCTTGAGTCAATGAAAATAACGCCTCCTGTTTTAATCGATGTGAGAAGCACGGAATTTATTAAAGAGTGGGTATCACAGGGCAAGGGTGTTTCTATCCTAATTAAAAGGGCAGTAATGGATGATGAGCGTAAATATTTGAAGGTAATACCCTTAAAGGAGAACTTATCACTAAAAGTATCGGTACTATTTTTAAAATCAAAGAAATATGATACATCAATTCAGAAGTTTGTGGATCACATAGCACATCTTAAGGCAGAATCCTATTTGCAGCAGTTAAAGAATACAATTATTCCGGCTTAAGATACAGATTTGGAAAGTTCTTTCACTATTCTTTCAGTTATTTCCTGACATATAGACCTGATCTTTTCAATACTTTCAATGGAGAGGTCATCCCAATGTATGCCAGCCACAACTACCGTATTCCTCCCAAGCCTGCGGGTAAGCTCTTCTGACAATGTCTTGGCTACCATATCTTCTTTGTGCCCTGTGTAAGTAAAAACCGAGCTGGTTGCCGCATTTTCTTGAGGATCTTTTAAACTCGGCCTTGCCTGGGCCATCCCTATAGCGCCTATATGGGGCCGCGTACCCCCATAGAGTATAACCAGACAATCATCATTAAGCTCATATACCACGGCAACAACCTCAAAACCATCCTGCTTCTCAGATATAATATGGGAGCTTAATTGGTGGGAAGATCCCTCTGTAGGATTATTATCGCTTTTCATAACAAAGTATCCCCTGCTTTTGTATCATCTTATGAAGCACTTTAACAGTTTTCCCGACAAAAACGGTTTTGCTTATTCTAAATTTTCTC is drawn from Pseudomonadota bacterium and contains these coding sequences:
- a CDS encoding LysR family transcriptional regulator, translating into MFSYSLNSLIVFCAVAKMRSFSKAANILFMTQPGVSNHVAQLEAQTGTMLLKREKGKFQLTKEGKMVFKYAEKIETVARGLESTIKAIKKDAKPLLKIAITPVYSRVMMPFILGSFQKAYPDIMIKLDLGNSDDMLKTVVNMQNDVAVLANQMTSQKVFAFPLLKEELVLITCNDHPLSTKESVSLQEIAEYPLVIREEGSSTRKVVLSALESMKITPPVLIDVRSTEFIKEWVSQGKGVSILIKRAVMDDERKYLKVIPLKENLSLKVSVLFLKSKKYDTSIQKFVDHIAHLKAESYLQQLKNTIIPA